CGGGGACTGGCGACAAGCGCCCGGCTGTTCATCATCCCGACTGCGGTGTTCATTGTCGGCACCTACGTGGTCATCGCCGCTGGCCTGTTTCGTTCGGGACCGGCACACGGATCCGGCGTGATCCCGGCGCCGACGGCCGGAGCAGTGAGCACGGTGGGCCTGTTGCTCCTGCTCAAGGCCTTCGCCAACGGTTGCAGCGCCCTCACCGGCGTCGAGGCGATCGCCAACGACGTCCCCGCCTTCCGCGAGCCGCGAGTGGTCCGGGCCAAGCGCACCGAGGCCATGCTGGGGGCGATCCTCGGGAGCATGCTCCTGGCACTTGCCGTGCTCACCGTGAAGTTCCACATCGCGCCGCGACCCCACGTCACCGTGCTCAGCCAGATCACCAGCGCGTCGGTGGGTCGCGGAGCCTTGTACTTCGTCGTCGACCTCACCACCACGCTCGTCCTGTGCCTGGCGGCCAACACGGCCTTCGGCGGTCTGCCGAACCTCGCCAGCATCCTGGCCCACGACAACCTCCTTCCCCATGTGTTCCACCTCAAGGGTGAGCGGCAGGTCTATCGCTACGGCGTGGTGAGCCTCGCTGTCCTCGCGGGCATCCTCCTCATCGCGGTCAACGGCAACACGAACTCGTTGATCCCCCTCTACGCCATCGGCGTGTTCACCGGTTTCACCCTCTCGCAATCGGGGCTGGTTCGGCACTGGTTCGAGCAACGACAGCAGGGCTGGCGCAACAGGGCGATGCTCAACGGCGCCGGGGCCGTGCTGACGGCGGTGGCCCTCGTGATCTTCCTCACCACCAAGTTCACCGCAGGCGCCTGGGTCGTCGTGATCGCCATCCCCACCTTCATGTTCCTGTTCAGCCGGGTGCACGACTACTACGGCAAGGCCGGGCTGGCGCTGGGCCTGGGATCGACACCGCCACCTCCCCGGCGGGAGGAGACGGTGGTGATCGTGCCCGTCAACGGGATCTCGAACCTGATTGCCGACGCCTTGAGCTTCGCCGAGTCGATGGGCGACCGGGTGATCGCCGTGACCGTGCAACCCGACGAGGACCAGGCCGCTGAGATCCAAGCCGAGTGGTCGAGGTGGAACCCCGGGGTCGAGCTGGTTGTCCTGCGGCCGCACAGCCGCGCCGTGACGGCGCCGATCGTCGAGTACGTCACCTCGCCCGAGGTTCGGGCCCTCGGTCGGGTGGTGGTGCTGATATCCGAGATCGAGCCGCGGAAGTGGCGCCATCAGCTCCTGCAGAACCAGCGCGGCGGCATCCTGGCCAGCCGCCTCCGCCGAGAGACAGACGTCGTGGTGGCCCGTCTGCCCTTCCGCCTGAGTGAAGACTCAACCGGGCCCGAGGGGTAGCACGCTCCCATCGGCCACGGTTCGCGCCGCGTTGGTGTCCTGAGCGATCCCGTCTCCGTCGACGCGGACGGTGGTGTTGTCGCATCCGCCCTGGCTTCTCGCCTGGTAGGTCACGGCCACCGCTTCGGGCACCACCAACCGGCCCGTGACCGTGATCGCCCGGAGGCCGCTCCAGCGGACGGTCACGGTGGGGTCGTCGCATCGGGCGAAGACCTCGGACCACACGACAGGGTCGGCGAGGTACCTGCCCGGCACGTGCAGATCGCGGATCACGGTCTGCTCGCCCGACGACACGTCGCACACGGAGGCCCGCCAGGCGTGCATCCCGTCGGGTCCCGGCGACGACGGCACCCGCCGCACCCACAGCTCGTACTGGCGGCCCGGTTGCCATGGAAACAGCCGCGTGTTGGGGTTGCCGTCCAGGCTGGGCAGGCCGGAACGCGAGCCCCCGAGCTCGCCGCCGCCGGCGTGGTAGCCGCCCCAGTTCACCGCCGGCTGCGGTGAGCCGGTCGGGAGCCACTGGAGCCCGGTGTGACCGGCTCCCACGGCGCGCCCCCCGTCGTGAAACCCGGCCTGGAGCGCCCAGAAGTACAGCTGCGGCACGGTCGGTGGAACGACGACCTCGAGCACCGCCGCCACCTCGTCGAGCAGCTCGGGATTCGAGAAGCGCCACCAGAGATGGAACGAGGACGCACCGTTGGCCGACGGGGGTGCGCCTCGCACGCGGGGACGCAGCCGGAGCACGGCGCCACGGTAGCGGGCCGCACGGGTATCCGATGGCTCGAAATCACAGCCTTGTGATCAAATAGGCCCATGCCCTCTCCGCTCCCTCCCGGCCCGGACGTGCTCGGCGACTTCCACCCGGCCGTCCGCACCTGGTTCGAGCGGCGCTTTCCCGAGGGTCCGACGGAGCCGCAGCAACGGGGTTGGCCGGAGATCCGCTCGGGGCGGGACACCCTCGTCGCCGCGCCGACCGGATCAGGCAAGACCCTGTCGGGCTTCCTCGTGGCGATCGACGCCCTCTACCGGGCCCACGAGCTCGGGGAGGATGTCGCCGGCCGGACGAGGGTCGTCTACGTGTCGCCGCTCAAGGCCCTCGCCGTCGACATCCATCAGAACCTCGAGCGCCCCCTCCGCGAGATCGAGGAGACGGCGAGGTCGTTGGGTCTGGACGCCCCCGACCTGACGGTCGCCGTGAGGACCGGCGACACGCCAAGCTCGGCGCGCGCCGCCATGCTCAAGGTGCCGCCGAGCTTCCTCATCACCACGCCCGAGAGCCTCTACCTGCTCCTGACCGCCGAGCGGAGCAGGGAGCTGCTGCGCCACGTCGACAGCCTGATCGTGGACGAGATCCACACCATGGCTCGCGACAAGCGGGGCTCGCACCTTGCGCTCACGGTCGAGCGCCTGGAGCATGTCCGGCGGGGGCCGCGGCCCCAGCGGATCGGCCTGTCGGCAACCCAGCGCCCGATCGAGGCGATCGGCCGCCTGCTCGTCGGCGTCGGCAACCGACCGGCGGCCTCCATCGTCGACTGCGGGCATCAACGCCACCTCGACCTGGCCCTCGAGCTCCCGGGGACCGAGCTGGGCGCGGCGGCGTCGACCGAGCAGCTCGGGGAGGTCCTCGACCGGATCGCCAGCCACGTGCGGGAGCACCGCACCACGTTGGTCTTCGTCAACACCCGCCGCCTGTCGGAGCGGCTGGCGCACCAGCTGGGTGAGCGGCTCGGCCCGGACCAGGTGGCGGCCCACCACGGCAGCCTCTCGCGCGAGCGCCGCCAGCGGGTCGAGACGCGGTTGCGGGCCGGCGACCTGAGAGCCCTGGTCGCCACCGCGTCGCTGGAGCTCGGCATCGACATCGGCCCGGTCGAGCTCGTCTGCCAGGTGGGCTCGCCGCGGAGCATCGCCACGTTCCTCCAGCGGGTCGGCCGGTCGAACCACTCCCGTGCCGGGACGCCCTCGGGTCGCTTGTACCCCCTGACCCGCGACGAGCTGTTGGAGTGCGCCGCCCTCCTCACGGCCGTGCGCGCGGGTCGGTTGGACGCCCTTCAGCCGCCGGTCGCGCCCCTTGACATCCTCGCCCAGCAGGTCGTGGCCGAGGTGGCGGCCGAAGAGTGGAAGGAAGCAGACCTGCTGGATCTCTACCGGCACGCGGCCCCGTACGCCGACCTCGGGGACGCCGACTACGACAGCGTGCTCGAGTTCGTGTCCGACGGCGTCCAGACCGGCCGCGGTCGCCGAGGCGCCTACGTGCACCGCGACCGGGTCAACGGCTCGCTACGGGGGCGCCGGGGCGCCCGTCTGGCCGCGCTGACCAGCGGCGGGGCCATCCCCGAGGTCGGTGACTACCGGGTCCTCCTCGATCCCGACGACACGTTCGTCGGCACGGTCAACGAGGACTTCGCCATCGAGTCGATGGCGGGCGACGTCTTCCTCCTCGGGTCCCATTCCTGGCGGATCCGGCGGGTCGAACAGGGCGTGGTCCGGGTCGTCGACGCCGAGGGAGTGCACCCCACCATCCCCTTCTGGCTTGGCGAGGCACCGGCCCGCACGGACGAGCTCTCGGCCGAGGTCTCGGGCCTGCGCCGCGCCGTGGACGAGAGGCTGGCGGCGGGCGACAAGGCGGGCGCCATCGCACACCTCGTCGAGGTGTGCGGCATCGACGCCGAGCCGGCGACTCAGCTGGTCGAGTACCTGGCCGCCGGGCGCGCCGTCCTCGGGGTCCTGCCCACGACCGACGACGTGGTCTTCGAGCGCTTCTTCGACGAGACAGGTGGCATGCAGCTCGTCGCCCACACGCCCTTCGGTGGACGGATCAACCGGGGTCTCGGGCTCGCCTTGCGCAAGCGGTTCTGCGCCACCTTCGACTTCGAGCTCCAGGCCGCCGCCAATGACGATGCCGTCGTGCTGTCGCTCGGGCCGCAGCACAGCTTCCCCCTCGCTGACGCGCCGCGAATGCTGCGATCACCCACCGTCCAGGACGTGCTCGTCCAGGCCGTCCTCGCCTCGCCGATGTTCACGGCCCGCTGGCGTTGGAACCTGACCCGGGCCCTGGCCGTGCTGCGCTTCAGGGGCGGACGCCGCAACCCCCTGCCCATCCAGCGCATGGAGTCCGACGACCTGATGGCCGCCGTCTTCCCGGCATTGGCCGCCTGTCAGGAGAACGCCATCGCCGGACCGGTCGCCGTCCCTGATCACCTGCTCGTGCGGCAGACGGTCTACGACTGCCTCCACGAGGCGATGGACATCGACGGATTGCGCCATCTCGTCAGCCGGCTGGAGAGGGGCGGGGTGCGGGTGCACCTGGTGGAGACGGCGGAGCCGTCCGTGCTCGCCCACGAGATCCTGAACGGGAGGCCGTACACCTTCCTCGACGACGCCCCGCTCGAGGAGCGTCGCACTCGGGCCGTGCAGCTCCGCCGCAGCCTGCCCGTCGACGCCGACCAGCTGGGACGGCTCGACGAGGCCGCCATCGCCCGCGTGCGAGACGAGGCCGCGCCCGAGCCGCGCGACGCCGAGGAGCTTCACGACCTGCTGCTGTCGCTCGTGGTGGCCCGCCCCATGCCCGACCACAGGGACTGGTTCGAGGGGCTGTCCGCGGCCGGGCGGGTGACGACCGCATCGACAACCCGCGGAGAGCTCTGGTCGGCGATCGAGCGGCGCCGCGAGGTCGAGGCGCTGCTGCCCGAGGCGACGTTCGCTCCCGATCTCGCCGTACCCGCGGCCGTGGCGTCCGGCCCCGCGCCGGACCCCGACGAGACCCCGGCCGAGGTGATCCGCGGCCACCTCGACGTGACCGGCCCGGTCACGGTCGACGACCTCGCCGAGCGGACAGCCCTCTCGGCGGGGACCGTCCGCATCGCCCTCGGCCGGCTGGAGGCCGAAGGCTTCGTCATCCGTGGCTCCTTCGACCCCGGGGCCGGCAGCGAGGAGCAGTGGTGCGCGCGGCGGCTGCTCACCCGCATCCACTCCTACACCCGGACCCGGCTCCGGCAGGAGATCGATCCCGTCACGGCTCAGGACCTCATGCGCTTCCTCCTGCGGTGGCAGTACGCGGCCCCTGGTGCGCAGCGCCAAGGCCGGCGCGGGGTGCTGGCGGTCGTCGATCAGCTCCAGGGCTTCGAGGTGGCCGCCGGGGCGTGGGAGGAGGCCGTCTTCCCCGCTCGCGTCGAGGGATACCAGTCGGCCTGGCTGGAGGACCTGTGCCGGTCGGGCGAGCTGGCGTGGGGACGGCTGAGCGTTCGCCCCCAGGACCCGGAAGGCTCGCCCCGGCGGGGCGCGACGACGCCTTCGCGGGCCACCCCCATCACCTTCGCCGTCCGCGAGGACCTGCCGTGGCTGCTCCAGGCGGCCCGGGGCGACGTGGAGCCCGCCGAGCCCGCCCACGGGGCGGCCCGCGAGGTGCTCGAAGCTCTCCAGGCCAGGGGAGCGCTGTTCCACTCGGAGCTGCGGGCGTTCACCCGGCGGCTTCCCGTCGAGGTCGAGGAGGGCCTGTGGGACCTGGTGTCGCGCGGCCTGGTCACGGCCGACGGGTTCCAGGCCGTTCGCTCCCTCCTGTCGGCCCGGGAGATGTGGCGCCGGCGCCAGCGCGGCCACGAGCGGCGGCGTGCCCTCGGCGCCCGCCGAGCCTCGGCGTGGCGGGAGGGAGGCGAGGGCCGGTGGGCGCTGCTGCCCGACGCCATGGCTGTCGACGATCGCGACGCCCTGGCCGAGACGGTGGCCGAGCAGCTGCTCGCCCGGTGGGGAGTGGTCTTCTGGGACCTCATGACCCGCGAGAACCTGGCCGTGCCCTGGCGCGAGGTGATCTGGGCCCTGCGGCGCATGGAGGCGAGAGGCCTCATCCGTGGCGGGCGCTTCGTCTCGGGCTTCGTTGGCGAGCAGTACGCGCTCCCCGACGCCGTCGAGGAGCTGCGTCGGGTCAGGCGCGCCGATCGCTCTGGCGAGCTTGTCCGGGTCAGCGCCGCCGATCCGCTCAACCTGGTGGGCATTGTCGTTCCCGGCGCCCGAGTCCCGGCCGTCCGGTCCAACCGGGTGGTGTACCGGGACGGCCTGCCCGCCGACCCGGGGCTCGGGGGCTCGGCGCCGCCCGTGCGACGGTCGCAGGGTAGGGTCGAGGTTCGGGACGCTTAGGCAACGGGGAGGAGAGGCATTGGGACTATTCGACAAGGCCAAGGCCAAGGCGGAGGAGCTGGCCGACAAGGCCCAGGACGCTGCGGCCGAGCACGATCTCTCGGGGAAGGCCGACAAGGCCGGCGAGAAGACGGGAGAGCTGGCCGCCAAGCTCGAGGCCAAGGCCGACGAGCTCGCCGGCAAGGCCCAGAACGCGGCGGCCGACCGCAAAGACAAGATGTCGGGAACGATCGACAAGGCGGCGAAGGCCGCCGACGACAAGACCAAGGGCAAGTACCACGACAAGATCGCCAACACGGCGGACAAGGCCCAGGGCTACGTCGAGCGCCTCGAGCGTCGCGATGAGGGCGGTGGGCCCACGGGCGAGGGCGAAGGGAGCCCGCCCAGCACCGGGGGTCAGTAGCGCCTCGGCAAGGCCTGTCACTTGAGCGGCACCACCGACGCCCCCTCGATGATCGTGGTGGTGATGGCCCCCAGCTGCTCGACGTCGAGGCGGACCTCGTCGCCACGACGGAGCCACGGGAACCGCTCGACACCGTGGAGGCCCGACAGCTCGAGGATGCAGCCGGTCCCGACGGTGCCGCTCCCCAGCACATCGCCAGTTTCCACCCTCGTGCCCCGGGAGGCGTAGGCCAGCATCTGTCCGAACGACCAGTGCAGGTCGGCCAGGTTGCCCTTGCTGTACGGGACTCCGTTGACCGAGGCGGTCATCTCGAGGTCGTAGGCGTGGCCCCGGCGCCGTGACTCGAGCTCGTCCGGCGTGACCAGGACGGGACCGAGCGAGGTGGCCGAGTCCTTGCCCTTGGCGGGCCCGAGGAGCTGGCGCATCTCCCGCATCTGGAGGTCCCGTGCGCTCCAGTCGCACATGACCGTGTACCCCGCGATGTGCGACTCGGCCCGATCCGGCGAGAGGTTCGTCCCGGGCCGACCCACGACGGCGGCGATCTCCAGCTCGTAGTCGAACTGGGAGCTGCCCGGCGAGACGGCCACGTCGTCGTGGGGGCCGCAGACCGCCGCCGGATTGGTGAAGTAGAAGACGGGCAGCTCGTACCAGTCGGGGTCGACCTCCTGACCCAGGCGCCGGCGGCTGTTGGCCACGTGAGACTCGAAGGCCATGAAGTCGCGGATTGACGGAGGCACCGGGACCGGTGCGCGGAGGCGGGCGCTGGGGAACGGGACGATCTCGAGAGGGCTCGACACCGCCCGCTCGGCCGCGGCGCGCATCGTGGCCTCGTCGCCAAGCAGGTCGCGCAGGGTCTCCGGCTCCTGGAGCCCGTGGATCGCGTCCTCGCGGACCAGTCCCGGGCGATCGGCACCGAGTGCAGGAGAGATGTAGGTGACCCAACGCATGCTCGACACCCTCTCCCCCCCGGGGTGAAGATAAACCCCGTGATCCCTTACGAGCGAGGACTCCATGTTGTGGGCCCCGGCGTGTTCGCCTACCTGCAACCCGACGGCGGCTGGGGTTGGAGCAATGCCGGGTTGGTGCTCGGTCGCAACGAGGCGCTGCTCGTCGACACTCTGTTCGATCTGCGCCTGACCAGCGAGATGCTCTTGGCCATGCACGGCCAGCTGGCTGGGCGGCCGATCTCCACGGTGGTGAACACACACGCCAACGGCGATCACTGCTTCGGCAACGAGCTCATCCCTGCCGCCGAGGTGATCGCGTCCCGGGCTGCGACGGCGGAGATGCCCGAAGCCCCGCCCGGGCTCCTCGGACAGCTGGTGTCCGCCGACCTCGACGAGCCGCTGGCGGGCTTCGTGAAGCACGCCTTCGGGCCCTTCCGCTTCGACGAGATCACGCTGCGGTCGCCGACCCGGACGTTCGACGATCGACTCGACGTGGACGTCGGGGGCCGGCGGGTGGAGCTCATCGAGGTCGGACCG
This region of Acidimicrobiales bacterium genomic DNA includes:
- a CDS encoding APC family permease; this encodes MHNLRPHLGAARRGTDEAHEQITSLQGLAALSLDALTSISYGPEAMLVVLATAGAGALSAIEPVTVVIVVLLALLVLSYRQVIEAYPNGGGAYAVSKANFGHRTSLLAGASLIVDYVLTVAVSIAAGVAALISAFPSLAKYPLIASLIILVLLTAINLRGLATSARLFIIPTAVFIVGTYVVIAAGLFRSGPAHGSGVIPAPTAGAVSTVGLLLLLKAFANGCSALTGVEAIANDVPAFREPRVVRAKRTEAMLGAILGSMLLALAVLTVKFHIAPRPHVTVLSQITSASVGRGALYFVVDLTTTLVLCLAANTAFGGLPNLASILAHDNLLPHVFHLKGERQVYRYGVVSLAVLAGILLIAVNGNTNSLIPLYAIGVFTGFTLSQSGLVRHWFEQRQQGWRNRAMLNGAGAVLTAVALVIFLTTKFTAGAWVVVIAIPTFMFLFSRVHDYYGKAGLALGLGSTPPPPRREETVVIVPVNGISNLIADALSFAESMGDRVIAVTVQPDEDQAAEIQAEWSRWNPGVELVVLRPHSRAVTAPIVEYVTSPEVRALGRVVVLISEIEPRKWRHQLLQNQRGGILASRLRRETDVVVARLPFRLSEDSTGPEG
- a CDS encoding DEAD/DEAH box helicase, which produces MPSPLPPGPDVLGDFHPAVRTWFERRFPEGPTEPQQRGWPEIRSGRDTLVAAPTGSGKTLSGFLVAIDALYRAHELGEDVAGRTRVVYVSPLKALAVDIHQNLERPLREIEETARSLGLDAPDLTVAVRTGDTPSSARAAMLKVPPSFLITTPESLYLLLTAERSRELLRHVDSLIVDEIHTMARDKRGSHLALTVERLEHVRRGPRPQRIGLSATQRPIEAIGRLLVGVGNRPAASIVDCGHQRHLDLALELPGTELGAAASTEQLGEVLDRIASHVREHRTTLVFVNTRRLSERLAHQLGERLGPDQVAAHHGSLSRERRQRVETRLRAGDLRALVATASLELGIDIGPVELVCQVGSPRSIATFLQRVGRSNHSRAGTPSGRLYPLTRDELLECAALLTAVRAGRLDALQPPVAPLDILAQQVVAEVAAEEWKEADLLDLYRHAAPYADLGDADYDSVLEFVSDGVQTGRGRRGAYVHRDRVNGSLRGRRGARLAALTSGGAIPEVGDYRVLLDPDDTFVGTVNEDFAIESMAGDVFLLGSHSWRIRRVEQGVVRVVDAEGVHPTIPFWLGEAPARTDELSAEVSGLRRAVDERLAAGDKAGAIAHLVEVCGIDAEPATQLVEYLAAGRAVLGVLPTTDDVVFERFFDETGGMQLVAHTPFGGRINRGLGLALRKRFCATFDFELQAAANDDAVVLSLGPQHSFPLADAPRMLRSPTVQDVLVQAVLASPMFTARWRWNLTRALAVLRFRGGRRNPLPIQRMESDDLMAAVFPALAACQENAIAGPVAVPDHLLVRQTVYDCLHEAMDIDGLRHLVSRLERGGVRVHLVETAEPSVLAHEILNGRPYTFLDDAPLEERRTRAVQLRRSLPVDADQLGRLDEAAIARVRDEAAPEPRDAEELHDLLLSLVVARPMPDHRDWFEGLSAAGRVTTASTTRGELWSAIERRREVEALLPEATFAPDLAVPAAVASGPAPDPDETPAEVIRGHLDVTGPVTVDDLAERTALSAGTVRIALGRLEAEGFVIRGSFDPGAGSEEQWCARRLLTRIHSYTRTRLRQEIDPVTAQDLMRFLLRWQYAAPGAQRQGRRGVLAVVDQLQGFEVAAGAWEEAVFPARVEGYQSAWLEDLCRSGELAWGRLSVRPQDPEGSPRRGATTPSRATPITFAVREDLPWLLQAARGDVEPAEPAHGAAREVLEALQARGALFHSELRAFTRRLPVEVEEGLWDLVSRGLVTADGFQAVRSLLSAREMWRRRQRGHERRRALGARRASAWREGGEGRWALLPDAMAVDDRDALAETVAEQLLARWGVVFWDLMTRENLAVPWREVIWALRRMEARGLIRGGRFVSGFVGEQYALPDAVEELRRVRRADRSGELVRVSAADPLNLVGIVVPGARVPAVRSNRVVYRDGLPADPGLGGSAPPVRRSQGRVEVRDA
- a CDS encoding MBL fold metallo-hydrolase; its protein translation is MIPYERGLHVVGPGVFAYLQPDGGWGWSNAGLVLGRNEALLVDTLFDLRLTSEMLLAMHGQLAGRPISTVVNTHANGDHCFGNELIPAAEVIASRAATAEMPEAPPGLLGQLVSADLDEPLAGFVKHAFGPFRFDEITLRSPTRTFDDRLDVDVGGRRVELIEVGPAHTLGDVIVHVPDAGTVFTGDILFVGVTPVMWAGPIANWIAACDRIISLGAGTVVPGHGPVTDADGVSGVRAYLEWARDEATRRFEAGMSAADAARDIDLGPFAGWVDPERIVVTVDSIYRELDPTRERSSVLELVEAMASYR
- a CDS encoding Rv0909 family putative TA system antitoxin, with the protein product MGLFDKAKAKAEELADKAQDAAAEHDLSGKADKAGEKTGELAAKLEAKADELAGKAQNAAADRKDKMSGTIDKAAKAADDKTKGKYHDKIANTADKAQGYVERLERRDEGGGPTGEGEGSPPSTGGQ
- a CDS encoding fumarylacetoacetate hydrolase family protein, which gives rise to MRWVTYISPALGADRPGLVREDAIHGLQEPETLRDLLGDEATMRAAAERAVSSPLEIVPFPSARLRAPVPVPPSIRDFMAFESHVANSRRRLGQEVDPDWYELPVFYFTNPAAVCGPHDDVAVSPGSSQFDYELEIAAVVGRPGTNLSPDRAESHIAGYTVMCDWSARDLQMREMRQLLGPAKGKDSATSLGPVLVTPDELESRRRGHAYDLEMTASVNGVPYSKGNLADLHWSFGQMLAYASRGTRVETGDVLGSGTVGTGCILELSGLHGVERFPWLRRGDEVRLDVEQLGAITTTIIEGASVVPLK